Proteins from one Bombus affinis isolate iyBomAffi1 chromosome 1, iyBomAffi1.2, whole genome shotgun sequence genomic window:
- the LOC126914041 gene encoding mucin-4-like isoform X2 yields the protein MQQPQSRPLLGDSVSSTTSPTARRNNPVAVLTHQQAQNSSGQSLTFALQQTSNNPQDQGNRSTTGNHIVYVNQLNHLNQGTINPSGTGMGLPPATPTFGVGLNMGLPLSLLNTSLTSLTSNVITTSNPLLNLGLPSINTGLTTINPSLNHLNTINSNLTSNIGSNSINNGLSGLGQDINSINTGINRLNTLNSTNINSGLPSVNTGITNVNQNLTSLNSNINQNVTSLSTNFTSPSSGVSGLTAINPNINTNLTTTSINSGINQGLNRPINALTTGLTQTSLNSSSTQFPFQAIQSIQSIAPHIVGSNIAHVPSSAISQHPNSNVSTISQMSNTGTLTSSSIFTSTSSEPIHSTTANVNHASNVNLTTNIPHLGTMHSNLSNVSTSNVQHISASNEPNMSLSHTSSLSSSQTTGFQPQRQYSQGINPGLSSSVTLTGSSQPSNVVSTINTVKSMQNIQSQNISSPSSPFSIPLKSPASNIAPPTPSPSPNRLLLRSPASNSIQSNRNSPSPVGTSTSNNNFNIQMQSPMQSPMSVSQIQSPVLSPYPPAKSPHLLSGNNSLNNRSPAPGGSPGPPVVRPNTPILQQGMQVLQIIHGTPQGYQSTPTQLVTRTHLIGNQQIQIAATKPAKQPPQILPKPPNQQAAGSQQKQQRVNTTITNQVTQQTQPQLVLAGPQPNPTTATMIPTAQGLLLNQVLPSTGPVIVQQQPGGVQLILRTPASAQQQTHTAQLTQQQLVRVVTAQGMQLQGITPTFFAVPNGFPPAASPVIRHTPSSPAPSANSGTGNSIVIQNAMVQSPQPQISQVGSGSNTGNTPCTQAVVEQTLLPPPKKKAKKKKKAKRKDDEPPRLDLASIMKISGIGDDDDIFDTDLTTESDVSCQVQVESSSGQNLGQLSSQVPTIPTSSAQNLIQVPAPNTTNTQTSASQTFNSQLVAQLQMPVQNVQGQLRFALGEDGRVVLHRTPELNQPEMDQATAQALIRSLTQGGGQNSPIISHLLGQAQTTTQSTQSTVLQRQKFVKSPLSSSVSAVTTTVSSAAPQSVTCATSPQHVQVCSKSNNQQKSVNVPQESSPVLNVCVQNNLVSLQTLDMQASKNINVQNLTPTTKANQSSNSSLPQPNSNVLTSDVLATKPSCTTFSVQNSRLTNTSQTTSNQQNSNVSAQKSSQVRLTNACVTTNVRQNLNKISQSAAHVQKSLPNNLTVQNEHTVTKSNQSHQQESITLQQETPIYQHNQHQQITAQTVQTQNVQQVFEQNLQTSGSNAQHNSLNMLQQQSSCNTAMQHDAMNVLQQHSSIQQNTINVLQQNASSNVQNIEQNLQSAIGDLTHAQQNVITSMQQQNTSAILHNTSVQQNVNVQQQNVNVQQQNVNVQQQNVNVQQQKVVAANTFSSVNTHHFESQNTVNAIQQGLNTQQNNQHQNIVITNAPPPNAMQQNESQKVETQTATMLNSTTNNILNNAPKITPEILNALSNLNPNEQLLIANANGQMQLISQQLLQQFLAGQLNATNQVQNQNQTQKIVIGEPDANNQNLQGVQINTPTSQIIVNSSGGAPTIQNNIQNIVVQAAPSQMPQHIQIQNSSFPSQFIDNLNQQQIRNLGNNQPKKTKIIKRTKTAVTTQNSGNTQVTKTITVPRPTMISTNTTNLQKVDNSNKINTVVSQSTNPIKSESSQIITNGPVLPSSPGNHLSVPSNGQMVQRVQTIQLPAQKQQLLKNIQSQIQAILARKSGSQPDQTILTKLYQDQAKILASGKVVSTTTHPVSSSTETSFSMNAVSTMAPNIISQNSYKNQTSAVQTQTQPSTTVVTSQSLNPSTSSTVQNNSSNSYMNNLSISQNVQGQQCVQQNNQNVHQTHTKQHKIYQNHGNQILSPSSANMQIFSPPITSVATVQSNAQQSPSVQTQQMGMQQSTQCQTDPLDIKPNIQMSSPVKQELSSPIQIQVQSGSPAGQVASPRMIGKGPQRIQSPVNTSGNPNKQTVSPNNNSSPLVSPRQGIKRPASSPICRQINRSDLLEQQLKIDQNGAINPDVNTPFLSKRDACKRLVRYHCLNEQVLSSKDLAKADEMFEETAKHLLSKFNSMMNKYTYLLLMESMREVRTSELMMIDRTFVAEEQSILNRLREQEAKVNEEFKKEEKPLVPKVEPGLTEEEKLSPTLTNVSVKRELEDDFLSDEMECKPMLKSTNCTSGDYDEWVEIQKELGVYPSTTDSFKCKNINNSGSNSACAVAVTRSSKTERTRANGECRTIVPSTSISGVQNAVIKDNCEQDSTPDFEKRWNSATDLERDLLEDTDSLDGLALHSQTQCPGSLQVTTESGNGNEHDDITAQVQSAIDSILNLKKRPTNTLSGSSGNSASQSSESKDTVLDQAVRSILGS from the exons ATGCAGCAGCCTCAGTCACGCCCTCTTCTCGGGGACTCAGTATCCTCTACAACCTCCCCGACTGCTCGGCGTAACAATCCTGTTGCTGTTTTGACACATCAACAa GCTCAAAATTCTAGTGGCCAATCATTGACGTTTGCTTTACAACAAACATCAAACAAt CCGCAAGACCAAGGAAATAGATCAACGACTGGGAACCATATAGTATATGTAAACCAGTTAAACCATTTAAATCAGGGTACCATAAATCCCTCAGGGACTGGTATGGGCCTACCCCCGGCCACCCCCACTTTTGGGGTGGGCCTTAATATGGGATTGCCACTATCACTTCTAAATACTAGCCTTACATCCCTCACATCTAATGTTATCACTACATCAAATCCTCTGCTCAATTTGGGCCTGCCAAGTATAAATACAGGACTAACTACAATAAATCCTAGCCTCAATCACTTGAATACCATAAACTCAAATTTAACTTCAAATATTGGTTCAAACAGTATTAATAATGGTTTATCTGGTTTGGGACAGGATATAAATAGTATAAATACTGGAATTAATAGGCTCAATACATTAAATTCAACAAATATAAATTCTGGATTGCCCAGTGTGAATACTGGAATTACCAATGTAAATCAGAATTTGACAAGTTTAAATTCAAACATAAACCAGAATGTTACCAGTTTGAGCACAAACTTTACATCCCCAAGCTCTGGTGTATCTGGCTTAACTGCTATTAACccaaatataaatacaaatttaacTACTACCAGTATAAATTCTGGTATAAATCAAGGTCTCAATCGACCTATTAATGCTTTAACAACTGGATTGACTCAAACTAGTCTAAATTCCAGCAGTACACAATTTCCATTCCAAGCCATACAAAGTATACAAAGCATTGCACCACACATTGTTGGGTCAAATATTGCACATGTACCAAGTTCTGCTATATCGCAGCACCCGAATTCAAACGTTTCTACTATTTCACAAATGTCAAATACCGGTACCTTGACAAGTTCCAGTATATTCACGAGCACTTCCAGCGAACCAATTCATTCAACCACAGCAAATGTGAATCACGCTTCAAACGTGAATCTCACTACAAATATTCCACATCTTGGTACAATGCACTCAAATTTATCTAATGTATCAACATCTAATGTGCAGCATATATCTGCATCAAACGAACCGAATATGTCACTGAGCCATACTTCTTCTTTAAGTTCTTCTCAGACAACTGGATTTCAACCTCAGCGACAGTATTCACAGGGAATTAACCCTGGTTTGAGTTCATCAGTAACATTAACGGGCTCATCTCAGCCATCAAATGTGGTCAGTACAATAAATACTGTAAAATCTATGCAGAACATTCAAAGTCAAAATATTAGTTCTCCAAGCAGTCCATTTTCAATACCATTAAAAAGTCCAGCATCTAATATTGCACCACCTACACCAAGCCCTAGTCCTAACAGACTATTACTTAGAAGTCCAGCATCAAActcaatacaatctaatagaaatAGTCCAAGTCCTGTTGGAACATCGAcatcaaataataattttaatatacaaatGCAAAGTCCAATGCAGAGTCCAATGAGTGTTAGCCAAATACAGAGTCCTGTACTTAGTCCATATCCTCCTGCAAAAAGTCCTCATCTGTTAAGTGGAAATAACTCTCTGAACAACAGAAGTCCAGCACCTGGTGGGAGTCCTGGTCCACCTGTG GTTAGACCGAATACACCAATACTTCAGCAAGGCATGCAAGTATTGCAAATAATTCATGGTACACCACAGGGGTATCAATCAACACCAACACAGTTGGTTACTAGGACGCATTTAATTGGGAATCAACAAATTCAAATAGCTGCGACTAAACCGGCAAAACAGCCACCACAAATTTTACCAAAACCTCCAAATCAACAAGCTGCTGGATCACAACAAAAACAACAACGTGTTAATACTACAATTACAAATCAA GTGACACAACAAACTCAACCACAATTAGTTCTTGCTGGACCACAACCAAATCCTACAACAGCTACAATGATACCAACAGCACAAGGTCTACTATTAAATCAG GTTTTGCCGTCAACCGGACCCGTTATTGTACAGCAACAACCAGGTGGTGTTCAGCTCATACTAAGAACGCCAGCGAGCGCCCAGCAACAAACACATACTGCACAG ctAACACAACAGCAGTTAGTAAGAGTCGTCACAGCACAAGGTATGCAGTTACAAGGCATTACACCTACATTTTTTGCTGTGCCTAATGGTTTTCCTCCAGCTGCATCTCCAGTAATTAGACATACTCCCTCTAGTCCTGCACCTT ctGCTAATTCAGGGACTGGTAATTCCATAGTGATTCAAAATGCAATGGTACAAAGCCCTCAGCCACAAATTTCACAAGTAGGTTCAGGTTCCAATACTGGTAACACTCCATGTACTCAAGCTGTTGTTGAGCAAACTTTATTACCACCTCCTAAGAAAAaagcaaagaagaaaaagaaagcaaaACGGAAAGATGATGAACCACCAAGATTGGATCTTGCTAGTATAATGAAAATATCAGGAATTGGAGATGATGATGATATTTTTGATACTGATCTTACAACTGAATCAGATGTTTCTTGTCAAGTTCAAGTTGAATCAAGTTCAGGACAAAACCTGGGACAACTTTCGTCCCAAGTACCTACAATACCTACCAGTTCTGCTCAGAATTTGATACAAGTACCTGCACCAAATACAACGAACACACAAACGTCTGCATCTCAGACATTTAATAGCCAACTTGTTGCCCAACTTCAGATGCCTGTGCAGAATGTACAAGGGCAACTACGATTTGCTCTTGGAGAAGATGGGAGAGTTGTTTTACACCGTACTCCAGAACTAAATCAGCCTGAAATGGATCAAGCTACTGCTCAAGCATTGATACGATCATTAACACAAGGTGGTGGACAAAATTCACCAATTATTTCTCATCTTCTTGGACAAGCACAAACGACGACACAATCTACACAAAGTACTGTGCTACAGAGACAAAAATTCGTTAAATCACCTTTATCATCCAGTGTTTCAGCGGTTACTACTACTGTAAGTTCTGCAGCTCCACAAAGTGTTACTTGTGCTACTAGTCCACAGCATGTGCAAGTATGCTCAAAATCAAACAATCAACAGAAAAGTGTAAATGTTCCTCAAGAATCCAGTCCTGTGTTAAATGTTTGTGTTCAAAACAATCTTGTATCTCTACAAACATTGGATATGCAAGCATCGAAAAATATTAATGTACAAAATCTCACACCAACAACAAAAGCTAATCAGTCATCTAATTCTAGCCTTCCACAACCAAACAGTAATGTTCTAACTTCTGATGTTTTAGCAACAAAACCTTCGTGTACTACATTCAGTGTACAAAATTCTCGATTGACTAATACAAGTCAAACAACTAGTAATCAACAAAATTCTAATGTTTCTGCACAAAAATCTAGTCAAGTGCGACTTACAAATGCTTGTGTTACTACTAATGTGCgacaaaatttaaataaaatatctcaGAGTGCTGCTCATGTTCAAAAATCCTTACCAAATAATTTAACTGTACAAAATGAACACACAGTGACAAAAAGTAATCAAAGTCATCAGCAGGAATCAATAACACTGCAACAAGAAACACCAATATATCAGCACAATCAACATCAGCAAATAACAGCACAGACTGTACAAACGCAGAATGTCCAACAAGTTTTTGAACAAAATCTTCAAACTTCTGGATCAAATGCTCAACATAATTCTTTAAACATGTTACAACAACAAAGTTCTTGCAATACCGCAATGCAGCATGATGCTATGAATGTTTTGCAACAACATTCTAGTATTCAACAAAATACAATTAATGTTTTACAGCAAAATGCATCTagtaatgtacaaaacattgaACAAAATTTGCAGTCTGCCATTGGTGATTTAACTCATGCACAGCAAAATGTTATTACAAGTATGCAACAGCAAAATACATCTGCTATTTTACATAATACAAGTGTACAACAAAATGTAAATGTACAGCAACAAAATGTAAATGTACAGCAACAAAATGTAAATGTACAACAACAGAACGTTAATGTACAACAACAAAAAGTTGTTGCTGCGAACACATTTTCTTCTGTGAATACGCATCATTTTGAATCCCAGAATACGGTTAATGCTATACAACAAGGACTAAATACACAGCAAAATAATCAACATCAAAATATTGTGATTACAAATGCTCCACCTCCTAATGCTATGCAGCAAAATGAATCTCAGAAAGTAGAAACCCAAACTGCAACAATGCTTAATTCAACaacaaataatatattaaataatgcaCCAAAAATTACTCCTGAAATTTTAAATGCATTAAGTAATTTAAATCCTAATGAACAGTTATTAATTGCAAATGCAAACGGACAAATGCAATTAATCAGTCAACAGTTGTTACAACAATTTTTAGCGGGACAATTAAATGCAACTAATCAGGTACAAAATCAAAACCAAACTCAGAAAATAGTGATCGGTGAGCCAGATGCAAATAATCAGAATTTACAAGGTGTACAAATCAATACTCCAACGAGTCAAATAATTGTAAATAGTTCTGGTGGAGCTCCTACAATTCAAAATAATATACAGAATATTGTAGTACAAGCTGCTCCTTCGCAAATGCCGCAACATATACAAATTCAAAATTCTAGTTTTCCTAGTCAATTTATTGACAATCTAAATCAACAGCAAATCAGAAATTTAGGTAACAACCAGCCAAAGAAgacaaaaattattaaaagaacAAAAACTGCTGTTACTACTCAAAATTCTGGAAATACCCAG GTGACAAAAACAATTACGGTTCCCCGCCCGACAATGATTTCAACAAATACAACTAATCTTCAGAAAGTTGATAATTCTAACAAAATAAACACTGTAGTGTCTCAAAGTACAAATCCAATTAAGAGTGAATCTTCTCAAATTATTACAAATGGTCCTGTACTTCCATCTTCTCCTGGAAATCATTTATCAGTTCCTTCAAATGGTCAAATGGTTCAAAGAGTACAGACTATCCAACTTCCTGCTCAAAAACagcaattattaaaaaatatacaatctCAAATACAAGCTATATTAGCTCGTAAATCGGGTTCACAACCAGATCAAACCATTTTAACAAAGTTATATCAAGACCAAGCAAAAATTTTGGCAAGTGGAAAGGTTGTCAGTACTACAACACATCCCGTTAGTAGT agTACAGAAACAAGTTTTAGTATGAATGCAGTTTCAACAATGGCACCAAATATAATATCCCAGAATTCGTACAAAAATCAGACATCAGCTGTGCAAACTCAAACACAACCATCTACTACTGTGGTAACTTCACAAAGCTTGAATCCAAGTACATCTTCGACGGTACAGAATAATTCATCTAACAGTTATATGAATAACCTTTcg ATATCACAGAATGTGCAAGGACAACAATGTGTACAACAAAATAATCAAAATGTACACCAAACGCACACAAAACAGCACAAGATTTATCAAAATCATGGAAATCAGATATTGAGTCCGTCCTCTGCCAATATGCAAATTTTCTCACCACCAATTACCTCTGTAGCTACTGTACAGAGTAACGCACAACAATCACCATCAGTCCAAACACAACAAATGGGAATGCAACAATCAACCCAGTGTCAAACAGACCCATTAGACATAAAACCAAATATACAAATGTCAAGTCCTGTTAAACAAGAACTTTCTTCACCTATTCAAATACAAGTTCAAAGTGGATCACCTGCAGGACAGGTGGCCTCACCTAGAATGATTGGCAAAGGACCACAAAGAATTCAAAGTCCTGTAAATACCAGTGGTAATCCCAATAAACAAACCGTTAGTCCCAACAACAATTCAAGTCCTTTAGTAAGTCCAAGACAAGGTATAAAAAGACCTGCATCCAGTCCAATTTGCAGACAAATTAATCGTAGTGATTT atTAGAGCAACAATTGAAAATTGATCAAAACGGTGCGATAAATCCAGACGTAAACACACCATTTTTGAGTAAGCGTGATGCTTGTAAACGTCTTGTACGGTATCATTGTTTAAATGAGCAAGTACTTAGTTCTAAGGACTTGGCAAAAGCTGATGAGATGTTTGAAGAAACAGCCAAACATTTACTATCAAAATTCAATTCTATGATGAACAAGTACACGTATCTTCTTCTGATGGAGAGCATG CGAGAAGTGAGGACATCGGAATTGATGATGATTGATAGAACTTTTGTTGCTGAAGAACAAAGTATATTAAATAGGTTACGAGAACAAGAGGCTAAAGTTAATG aagagttcaaaaaagaagagaagccATTAGTGCCAAAGGTTGAACCTGGTCTTACAGAAGAAGAGAAATTATCACCAACATTAACTAATGTATCTGTAAAACGTGAGTTAGAAGATGACTTTCTAAGTGATGAAATGGAATGTAAACCGATGCTTAAATCAACAAATTGCACTAGTGGTGATTATGATGAGTGGGTAGAAATACAAAAAGAACTTGGTGTATATCCATCTACCACAGACTCgtttaaatgtaaaaatataaataatagtgGTAGTAATAGTGCATGTGCTGTGGCTGTTACAAGATCATCAAAAACTGAAAGAACACGAGCAAATGGTGAATGTCGTACTATTGTACCAAGTACGAGTATTTCTGGAGTTCAAAACGCAGTTATAAAGGACAATTGTGAACAGGATAGTACTCCAGATTTTGAAAAACGTTGGAATAGTGCTACTGATCTCGAGCGAGATTTGTTAGAAGATACAGACAGCCTAGATGGACTGGCCTTACATTCTCAAACTCAATGTCCAGGCTCTCTTCAAGTAACAACCGAAAGTGGAAATGGTAATGAACATGATGACATTACCGCACAGGTACAATCTGCCATTGATAGCATTCTTAATCTTAAAAAACGTCCTACAAATACATTATCTGGCAGTAGTGGTAACAGTGCATCACAGTCCAGTGAATCAAAGGACACAGTGCTTGACCAAGCAGTCCGCAGCATTTTAGGCTCGTGA